The following coding sequences lie in one Vibrio algicola genomic window:
- a CDS encoding terminase large subunit domain-containing protein has product MAETVTLPIVNKVTEDILIEFDKDELLLGYQKRWIADDSVLKIAEKSRRTGLTFAEAADSAISAGTAKGEGGNNVFYVGSNKEMAREFIDAVALWAKIFDKAAGEVQEDVLNDEDKDILTFVIYFESGFKVQALSSNPSNLRGMQGTVIIDEAAFHERLAEVLKAALALTMWGSKVRLISTHNGVENLFNQLIQDSRAGKKRYSIHTITLDNACAEGLYQRICQVTKQEWSPEKEEQWKANLLKDTATEEDALEEYYCVPKSGGGAYIARSLRERAAKLDAPVLRFTGSDAFNQAGEGARMREMQEWLVEHAGPELKKLPQNLRHALGEDFARSGDLTVFAPVIINDDTKRKVPFLVELKNVPFKQQEQALYYICDRLPRRDGIFLDARGNGQYLAEQAHYKYGEEVVEVMLSTAYYRENMPKFKAAFEDDELELPKHEDVITDLGQIQMIRGVPGIDDSRTKGSDGNKRHGDSAIAIFLGFLASKADLTRYELHTISPKGDETHRRFFGSAEENNRHDDAFGERTDLRGKGIRL; this is encoded by the coding sequence ATGGCTGAAACCGTTACCTTGCCAATCGTGAACAAAGTGACTGAAGACATCCTTATCGAGTTTGATAAGGATGAGCTTTTACTTGGTTATCAGAAGCGTTGGATTGCTGATGACTCCGTACTCAAGATTGCTGAGAAATCACGCCGAACCGGTTTAACCTTTGCCGAAGCTGCCGACTCAGCCATTAGCGCAGGAACGGCCAAGGGCGAAGGCGGTAACAATGTGTTCTACGTTGGCTCAAATAAAGAGATGGCGCGAGAGTTCATTGATGCGGTCGCGCTGTGGGCCAAGATATTTGATAAAGCCGCAGGTGAAGTACAAGAAGATGTCTTGAACGATGAAGACAAAGACATCTTAACCTTTGTGATCTACTTTGAATCCGGCTTTAAAGTTCAGGCGTTATCGAGTAACCCCTCTAACCTACGTGGTATGCAAGGTACAGTTATCATCGATGAAGCTGCTTTCCATGAACGCCTAGCCGAAGTCTTAAAAGCCGCACTTGCTTTGACTATGTGGGGATCTAAAGTTCGACTTATCTCTACCCACAACGGTGTCGAAAACCTATTCAACCAACTCATTCAAGACAGCCGCGCTGGCAAAAAGCGTTATTCCATCCATACCATCACGCTGGATAATGCTTGTGCTGAAGGTTTATATCAGCGTATTTGTCAGGTCACTAAACAAGAATGGTCGCCTGAAAAAGAAGAACAATGGAAAGCCAACTTACTCAAAGACACCGCCACCGAAGAAGACGCACTGGAAGAATATTACTGTGTGCCGAAATCTGGCGGTGGTGCTTATATCGCGCGTTCGTTGCGAGAGCGAGCAGCAAAACTCGATGCGCCTGTGTTGCGATTTACTGGCTCCGATGCGTTTAACCAAGCAGGTGAAGGCGCACGCATGCGTGAAATGCAAGAATGGTTGGTTGAACATGCAGGGCCAGAGCTAAAGAAACTCCCGCAGAACTTGCGCCATGCACTCGGTGAAGACTTTGCACGTAGTGGTGACTTAACCGTGTTTGCTCCTGTCATTATCAATGATGACACCAAGCGTAAAGTACCGTTCTTGGTCGAGCTGAAAAACGTGCCATTCAAGCAGCAAGAGCAAGCGTTGTATTACATTTGTGATCGCCTGCCTCGTCGTGATGGCATCTTCCTCGATGCGCGTGGTAACGGCCAGTACCTAGCCGAGCAAGCGCACTACAAATATGGTGAAGAAGTGGTTGAAGTCATGCTGTCTACCGCTTATTACCGTGAAAACATGCCGAAGTTTAAAGCTGCTTTTGAAGACGATGAACTGGAGCTGCCAAAGCATGAAGATGTGATCACCGACCTTGGGCAAATTCAAATGATTCGCGGTGTGCCTGGCATTGATGATTCACGCACTAAAGGCAGCGATGGCAACAAGCGTCACGGCGATAGCGCGATTGCTATTTTCTTGGGCTTCCTTGCGTCTAAAGCCGATTTAACTCGCTATGAATTGCACACCATTTCCCCTAAAGGCGATGAGACTCACCGCCGATTCTTTGGCAGTGCTGAAGAAAACAACCGACACGATGACGCATTCGGTGAACGCACCGACCTGCGTGGTAAAGGAATTCGATTATGA
- a CDS encoding DUF3486 family protein gives MKHTKNRLSKIDKLPDDIKSQLNMLLRDGRMTQEEIRNQINDLIAEQGVLAEERGDEEYIKRNALSRYSKSFHKGMENYKRAQEMTKQWVQQFGEMPQTDIARTLIEVGKSQIFDFQMAALEEGQTIDPKTLGQMALAIKRLQEAQTGSIKLESEIRQQAFEEAAEKTEAVAKKAGLTSDTVKMLKSEILGI, from the coding sequence ATGAAGCACACCAAAAATCGACTGAGTAAGATAGACAAACTGCCAGATGACATAAAGTCACAGCTCAACATGTTGTTGCGTGATGGCCGCATGACCCAAGAAGAGATCCGTAATCAGATAAATGATTTGATTGCCGAGCAAGGTGTACTGGCGGAAGAACGTGGCGATGAAGAGTACATCAAGCGCAATGCATTAAGCCGTTATTCCAAGTCATTTCATAAAGGCATGGAGAACTACAAACGCGCCCAAGAGATGACGAAACAATGGGTGCAGCAGTTTGGTGAAATGCCACAAACGGATATTGCCCGCACGTTAATTGAAGTGGGTAAAAGCCAGATTTTTGATTTTCAAATGGCGGCGTTGGAAGAAGGCCAAACCATCGACCCGAAAACTTTGGGCCAAATGGCACTGGCAATTAAGCGTCTGCAAGAAGCGCAAACAGGCAGCATTAAGTTGGAGTCTGAAATTCGTCAGCAAGCGTTTGAAGAAGCTGCCGAGAAGACCGAAGCCGTCGCTAAGAAAGCAGGCCTTACTTCCGACACGGTGAAAATGCTCAAATCTGAAATCTTGGGGATTTAA
- a CDS encoding DUF2730 family protein gives MDINDLKVWWPIVWAGVLSVVQVIQMLLSKTYAKREDLETANQKINKINNYISSLPTHDDNHKLRLEMEVTRGEIKELRAALKPVDHLTKLLLEKEMKE, from the coding sequence GATTTAAAAGTTTGGTGGCCTATTGTCTGGGCTGGAGTGTTGAGCGTAGTACAAGTGATTCAAATGCTGTTATCTAAAACTTATGCAAAACGTGAAGATTTAGAAACGGCAAATCAAAAAATTAATAAGATCAATAACTACATTTCGTCACTGCCGACACATGATGATAACCACAAACTCCGTTTAGAAATGGAAGTTACTCGTGGCGAAATCAAAGAATTACGGGCGGCATTAAAGCCAGTTGATCACTTAACCAAGTTATTGCTTGAAAAAGAAATGAAGGAATAG
- a CDS encoding VpaChn25_0724 family phage protein: protein MSMHEVLQQDRRLVMLRVLNESPAYTANESILDSSLDAYGHRISRDLVLSEMHWLQEQGLITCKDMSGTLVATITQRGSDVAEGQATHPGVKRPRP from the coding sequence ATGAGCATGCATGAAGTTTTACAGCAAGACCGCCGTCTTGTGATGTTGCGGGTGCTGAATGAGTCACCTGCTTATACGGCCAATGAGTCTATTTTAGATTCTTCGCTCGATGCGTACGGTCATCGTATCAGTCGTGATCTTGTGTTGTCTGAAATGCACTGGCTACAAGAGCAAGGCTTAATCACCTGCAAAGATATGTCGGGCACCTTGGTCGCCACTATCACTCAACGCGGTAGTGATGTTGCTGAAGGCCAAGCCACTCATCCTGGTGTGAAACGTCCGCGCCCTTAG
- a CDS encoding DUF935 domain-containing protein: protein MILDANGKPFKVEQEVLSEDIARAYTTSVRNPRPSSVASTLTPQRLGTLMRAVVDGTDLEAFMTLAEEMEERDLHYAAQLRTRKLAVAALPPTVEAASEDESDVELAEKVRDLLNDDQVPELFFDLLDGLGKGLSVVQILWNTNATPWKPKDYKWVDPRYLRADQDTLESILLISNDYPSGAPLEPYKFIVHTPRSKSGSVWRNGLARLVAVMYMLKSFTVRDWWAFAEVFGIPVRVGKYGPNASKDDITTLVNAVSRIASDAGAVIPESMKLELIETAKGNGGNTLFENMARWCDEQTSKAVLGQTMTADDGSSQSQANVHNEVRMDIAKWDARQLEACINEYLVKPYIILNWGVQTRYPKVRIKVPEPEDLKMLVDSITPLIDRGMKVSASSMREKFGLTEPDEEDELLQAETLIAMSATPPPALNRSQKHADVELGRNKQRVSINRVTQTSDQIIDELTDDAMDDWEEVAEDFMNPIMQLADSVDSYDAFLAKLPELQDQLGAENFVEQMAKYMFETRALGDVRDA, encoded by the coding sequence ATGATTTTAGATGCAAATGGCAAACCGTTTAAAGTTGAGCAAGAAGTGCTGTCTGAAGACATTGCTCGTGCTTATACCACCAGTGTGCGAAACCCTCGCCCGAGCAGTGTCGCCAGTACCTTAACCCCGCAACGTCTAGGAACGTTAATGCGCGCAGTGGTCGATGGCACTGACCTTGAAGCCTTCATGACGCTAGCCGAAGAAATGGAAGAGCGCGACTTGCATTATGCCGCCCAGCTGCGCACCCGTAAGCTGGCAGTGGCGGCATTGCCTCCGACCGTGGAAGCGGCCAGTGAAGACGAAAGCGATGTAGAGCTAGCAGAAAAAGTCCGTGACTTACTCAATGACGATCAAGTTCCTGAATTATTCTTTGACCTTCTTGATGGCTTAGGAAAAGGCTTATCGGTCGTGCAAATCTTATGGAACACTAATGCGACACCATGGAAACCTAAAGACTACAAATGGGTTGATCCTCGTTATTTACGCGCCGACCAAGACACACTCGAAAGCATTTTACTCATTAGTAATGACTACCCAAGTGGCGCACCGTTAGAGCCGTATAAGTTTATTGTACACACGCCTCGATCTAAATCTGGCAGTGTATGGCGCAATGGATTGGCGCGCTTGGTAGCCGTGATGTACATGCTGAAATCGTTCACGGTTCGCGATTGGTGGGCTTTTGCGGAAGTGTTTGGCATTCCGGTGCGTGTGGGTAAGTACGGCCCGAACGCCAGCAAAGATGACATTACCACGCTAGTGAATGCGGTTAGCCGAATTGCCAGTGATGCAGGCGCGGTTATTCCTGAGTCGATGAAACTAGAGCTGATTGAGACGGCTAAAGGTAATGGTGGCAACACTCTATTTGAAAACATGGCACGCTGGTGTGATGAGCAAACCAGTAAGGCGGTACTCGGCCAAACCATGACCGCCGATGATGGCAGCTCGCAATCGCAAGCGAACGTGCACAACGAAGTGCGTATGGATATTGCGAAATGGGATGCACGCCAACTGGAAGCCTGCATCAATGAGTACCTAGTTAAGCCTTACATCATTTTGAATTGGGGCGTACAAACTCGCTACCCGAAAGTACGCATTAAAGTACCAGAGCCAGAAGACTTGAAGATGCTGGTTGATAGCATCACGCCATTGATTGATCGTGGCATGAAAGTCTCAGCCTCTAGCATGCGTGAAAAGTTTGGTTTAACAGAACCGGATGAAGAAGACGAACTGCTGCAAGCTGAAACACTCATTGCCATGAGCGCGACGCCACCGCCTGCGTTAAACCGTAGCCAGAAACATGCCGATGTTGAGTTAGGCCGCAATAAGCAACGTGTTTCGATTAACCGTGTGACGCAAACTTCTGACCAAATCATTGATGAACTCACCGACGATGCGATGGACGATTGGGAAGAAGTCGCGGAAGACTTCATGAACCCGATCATGCAACTGGCCGATAGCGTAGACAGCTATGATGCGTTCTTGGCTAAGCTGCCAGAACTGCAAGACCAATTAGGTGCAGAGAACTTTGTCGAACAAATGGCGAAGTACATGTTTGAAACACGCGCACTAGGAGACGTTCGTGATGCCTAG
- a CDS encoding phage virion morphogenesis protein, whose product MGISVQVTGTEELRRYEELLQRLADPSHKSELLESLGSVVESQTRRRIADEKESPSGVSWPDWSADYAKTRHGNQSLLQADGGLLDSIQYIVQKNQVRIGSPLAYAAVHQDGFSGAVQVSAHNRLITQAFGKALKHPVWQSVSSFSRQMDIPQREFLGLSSENQNEIYQVLGDFWQELMS is encoded by the coding sequence ATGGGTATCTCGGTTCAAGTCACCGGAACGGAGGAACTGAGACGCTATGAAGAGCTGCTTCAGCGCTTGGCGGATCCATCTCATAAGTCTGAGTTACTTGAATCCCTCGGCAGTGTTGTTGAGAGCCAGACCCGCAGACGAATTGCTGATGAAAAAGAATCCCCTAGTGGTGTGTCTTGGCCTGATTGGTCAGCGGATTACGCCAAAACACGCCATGGAAATCAGTCCTTGTTACAAGCTGATGGCGGATTGCTCGATTCCATTCAGTACATCGTACAAAAGAACCAAGTACGAATCGGCTCGCCGCTTGCCTATGCCGCCGTACACCAAGATGGATTTTCGGGTGCAGTGCAAGTATCGGCCCACAATCGGCTAATTACTCAAGCCTTTGGCAAAGCACTTAAACACCCTGTGTGGCAATCGGTAAGTAGCTTTAGCCGCCAAATGGACATCCCACAGCGCGAGTTTTTAGGGCTAAGCAGTGAAAACCAAAACGAAATTTAT
- a CDS encoding phage protease — translation MNQALTALCFSLQPTSVAENATEQGIWLPMIPAGTFAGVDSRSWTNNNPEQVIARFTQKRPFDIEHSTHIKAPKGEPAPAYGWITKAENRNGEIWGFIEWNDDGAQLIDEKKYAFYSPSFTYDKSGQVLALVSAALTNDPNLDVPALNQRMENANMPLPKIVLDALGLAEDATPEQAEVAINSLKQEKDVALNRAQTVDLNKFVPKETYEIALNSVSKAEAQLAAIHDKELEALVDDAIEAGKVAPANKDMYLSLCRAEGGVDQFKSFVEAAPVVVDSKEKKKPAVATNSKLDDVELAMCRKMGVSEEEYLAAKAETNKGAK, via the coding sequence ATGAACCAAGCATTAACTGCATTATGTTTTTCCTTACAGCCTACCTCGGTTGCAGAAAATGCAACGGAACAAGGCATTTGGCTACCGATGATCCCTGCTGGCACATTTGCAGGTGTCGATAGCCGTTCCTGGACAAACAACAACCCAGAGCAAGTCATTGCCCGCTTTACGCAAAAGCGCCCATTCGATATTGAACACTCAACCCATATCAAAGCCCCGAAAGGTGAACCTGCTCCGGCGTACGGTTGGATTACCAAAGCCGAAAACCGTAACGGTGAAATCTGGGGCTTTATCGAGTGGAATGATGATGGCGCACAACTGATTGATGAGAAGAAATACGCTTTCTACTCGCCTTCCTTTACGTACGACAAGAGCGGCCAAGTGCTGGCGCTTGTGAGTGCGGCTTTAACCAATGACCCCAACCTTGATGTTCCTGCATTAAACCAACGAATGGAGAACGCCAATATGCCGTTGCCAAAAATCGTTTTGGATGCGCTTGGCCTTGCCGAAGATGCAACACCAGAACAAGCCGAAGTGGCTATCAACTCTCTTAAACAAGAGAAAGATGTCGCCCTAAACCGTGCTCAGACCGTGGACTTAAACAAGTTCGTACCAAAAGAAACCTACGAAATTGCGCTAAACAGTGTATCGAAGGCAGAAGCCCAACTGGCTGCTATTCATGATAAAGAGCTTGAAGCACTTGTCGATGATGCCATTGAAGCTGGCAAAGTTGCCCCAGCTAATAAGGATATGTATTTGTCTTTGTGTCGTGCCGAAGGTGGCGTGGATCAGTTTAAGTCTTTTGTTGAAGCCGCCCCTGTAGTGGTGGATAGCAAAGAAAAGAAAAAGCCAGCAGTAGCAACAAACAGCAAGCTGGATGATGTTGAACTGGCGATGTGTCGCAAGATGGGCGTCTCTGAAGAAGAGTACCTAGCGGCTAAAGCTGAAACGAATAAAGGAGCGAAATAA
- a CDS encoding Mu-like prophage major head subunit gpT family protein has product MATEAQVLEALQVNMSAAFTRGLQAANPQWQMVATKVPSSGAANFYGWLKDLPGIKEWVGDRQLADMGRHGYSVENKTWESSISVSREDVDDDQIGHYSVIAQNYGDQVAIFPDELSYGLLVAGFTTLCYDGQNYFDTDHPIESDPATTFSNVIGDPTTDTGEPWFLIDDTKVLKPIVYQERRPFVFKNMQPNEEYTWFNNKYAAGVDGRCNVGFSFPQLAIGSKGVLDEDTYAAAKELLGTMKKADGTPIGTRATKIVVGPKNESAAKKLLARMLVEGGDSNIYYNDVEIVVSPYITA; this is encoded by the coding sequence ATGGCGACTGAAGCACAAGTACTTGAAGCTCTTCAAGTCAATATGTCTGCGGCGTTTACCCGCGGCTTACAAGCAGCAAACCCGCAATGGCAGATGGTAGCGACGAAAGTACCTAGCTCGGGTGCGGCAAACTTTTACGGTTGGCTAAAAGACTTACCTGGCATTAAAGAATGGGTTGGTGATCGTCAACTGGCTGACATGGGCCGTCACGGTTATTCGGTTGAAAACAAAACGTGGGAAAGCTCGATCTCTGTTTCTCGTGAAGATGTCGATGATGACCAAATCGGTCACTACTCGGTTATTGCGCAGAACTATGGTGATCAAGTTGCCATCTTCCCTGATGAATTGTCTTACGGCTTATTAGTCGCTGGTTTCACAACACTTTGTTATGACGGCCAGAACTACTTTGATACCGACCACCCAATTGAATCAGATCCAGCAACGACGTTCTCGAATGTGATTGGTGACCCAACCACAGACACTGGCGAACCGTGGTTCTTGATTGATGATACCAAGGTGCTGAAGCCTATCGTGTACCAAGAGCGTCGTCCGTTCGTGTTTAAGAACATGCAGCCAAATGAAGAATATACCTGGTTCAATAACAAATACGCCGCTGGTGTAGATGGCCGTTGTAACGTGGGCTTCTCATTCCCTCAGTTGGCGATTGGTTCTAAAGGCGTGTTGGATGAAGACACTTATGCCGCAGCCAAAGAGCTATTAGGCACCATGAAGAAAGCCGATGGCACACCAATTGGTACTCGCGCAACCAAGATTGTGGTTGGTCCGAAAAACGAATCGGCAGCGAAAAAACTATTGGCTCGCATGTTGGTAGAAGGTGGTGACTCCAACATCTACTACAACGATGTAGAGATTGTTGTGAGCCCTTACATCACGGCTTAG
- a CDS encoding phage head morphogenesis protein produces the protein MPSDSDKYDFVPTDVLNWFKKKAIEPSFDYKDVWKQEHTNAFTVAKMLNADLLVDVKTLVEDAIEQGQTFAQFRDILKPLLVKSGWWGVQEMDDPLTKETKTVQLGSEGRIKTIYRTNMRTARAAGQWERIERTKRAMPYLLYQLGPSVEHRVDHVKWKDLLLPVDDEWWQQHMPPNGWGCKCWIRQVSKYEYGKLTESDKVSTTAPQGKTKQWVNKRTGEVETLPEGIEPGWNYNPGQAREQAMKADLNKKEARMRETYSKPL, from the coding sequence ATGCCTAGTGATTCAGACAAGTATGATTTCGTGCCGACGGATGTACTCAACTGGTTTAAGAAGAAAGCCATTGAACCTAGCTTTGATTACAAGGATGTGTGGAAGCAAGAGCACACCAATGCCTTTACCGTTGCCAAGATGCTCAATGCGGATTTGTTGGTGGATGTGAAAACCTTGGTGGAAGATGCCATTGAACAAGGCCAAACTTTTGCCCAGTTCCGCGACATCTTAAAGCCTCTGTTGGTTAAGTCTGGTTGGTGGGGCGTTCAAGAAATGGATGACCCGCTCACCAAAGAAACCAAAACCGTCCAGCTTGGTAGCGAAGGTCGAATCAAAACCATCTACCGTACTAACATGCGTACCGCACGCGCAGCTGGTCAGTGGGAACGCATCGAGCGCACTAAGCGAGCCATGCCGTACTTGTTGTATCAGCTTGGCCCTTCTGTGGAACACCGTGTGGATCACGTTAAGTGGAAAGACTTGTTGTTACCTGTGGACGATGAATGGTGGCAGCAACACATGCCGCCTAATGGTTGGGGCTGCAAGTGTTGGATTCGCCAGGTATCAAAATATGAATATGGCAAGCTGACTGAAAGCGACAAAGTTTCAACCACTGCGCCACAAGGCAAAACCAAGCAATGGGTAAATAAACGTACGGGTGAAGTGGAAACTCTACCAGAAGGCATTGAACCAGGATGGAACTACAACCCTGGTCAAGCTCGTGAACAAGCTATGAAAGCCGACTTAAATAAAAAAGAGGCTCGAATGCGTGAGACGTATTCTAAGCCGCTTTAG
- a CDS encoding gp436 family protein, whose amino-acid sequence MAIYATKQDLMDRDEQMLWNFAIDRNTNELNDTWINQALEQADEEIDSFLARRFELPLPTVPGMLNKIAITIAFYWLADRDQQATNLLEERYKMQLQTLRDIADGKRELGLPTLDDNNPTEGSVGKVELVQEGERLFTRNKLRGVL is encoded by the coding sequence ATGGCAATCTACGCAACAAAACAAGACTTAATGGATCGCGATGAGCAAATGCTTTGGAATTTTGCCATTGATCGCAATACCAACGAGTTAAATGACACATGGATTAACCAAGCCCTAGAGCAAGCCGATGAAGAGATCGATTCTTTTCTGGCGCGTCGCTTTGAGCTTCCGTTACCGACTGTGCCAGGCATGTTGAATAAGATTGCCATTACCATTGCTTTCTACTGGCTGGCCGACCGTGACCAGCAAGCCACCAACTTGTTGGAAGAACGCTACAAGATGCAGCTGCAAACCCTGCGTGACATTGCTGACGGTAAGCGCGAGCTCGGTTTGCCAACCTTGGATGACAACAACCCAACCGAAGGCAGCGTGGGCAAAGTAGAACTGGTGCAAGAAGGCGAGCGCCTGTTTACCCGCAACAAACTTAGAGGCGTCTTGTAA